In Ignavibacteria bacterium, a single window of DNA contains:
- a CDS encoding GIY-YIG nuclease family protein: protein MKYFVYVILSREGYRYTGMTEDLERRLQEHNEKVKSFWTKRGNDWRVIYFEEFETKQ from the coding sequence ATGAAATACTTTGTTTATGTGATACTAAGTCGAGAGGGTTATCGTTATACAGGTATGACAGAAGATTTAGAACGTCGTTTGCAAGAACATAACGAAAAGGTAAAATCTTTCTGGACAAAGCGAGGCAATGATTGGCGAGTAATATACTTTGAAGAATTCGAAACAAAACAAG